Within the Magnetococcales bacterium genome, the region CTGTTTGTTGATGAAGCCGTTGGCGCCGGACTGCAACAGTTTAAGAGCCAGGTAACTCTCCTGATACATGGTCAGGATCAGGATGGGCAACCGACTGCCCCGTGACCGCACCTGACGCACCACTTCCATGCCGTCCATATCGGGCAGATTGACGTCCAGCAGGGCCAGGTCGCACTGTCCATCCATGATCAAACGCACGGCATCATGACCTGATCCAGCTTCACCGACGACCTTCATATCGTGTTCATTGCGAATAAGCGAAGATATACCGTCTCTAAGAACGCCATGATCATCAATAATTACTATTCTTATCATCTGAACAACTCCCATCAAATATTTCCAAATTGTCACTATTTTGCCGACAAATAATACACTTTCTTGCCGATTGTTCGGCGCTCAACCCATCCCCATAATGGCAGCCCGAGAGTGAGCCGGATCAGAATAGAGAGAACAAAAAAATAAAACAACCAATATTTAAAAAAATCGATTAAACGTCCACCCTCCTCCGGATCCTGACAGCGGAAGAGCTGCAAGGACAAACGCGCTAGTTGTTCTGTTGGGTTCTTCACTCCCTGTCTCGCCGAAGGCACTCCATATTGAGTGCTTCACAGCGCCCCATATAGAGTGGCGTTCGGCGAGACAGGATCTTTTCAACCACACACCGGCCCCCCTCCCAACCGATCCGTTCCGCATCTGCCGGTCAATCCGACGGGAAACGCTCCCTGATTTCCAGAATGGCGCCATTTTCGTACAAAGCGGCGAAGGCATCGGTCATGATGGGATCGAAATGGCTGCCGGCGCCCCGGCACAACTCCATCATGGCCTCCTCCGGGGTCCAGGATTTCTTGTAGGGACGCACGGATACCAGGGCGTCGAAGACATCCGCCACCGCCACCAACCGCGCCGAATAGGGAATGGCTTCGCCCGCCAACCCATACGGATACCCCGCGCCGTCCCAACGTTCATGATGCCCGCCGGCGATCTCCCGCGCCAGTTCGAACCCCGGCCTCTCCCCCAGAATGCGCAAGCCGATCTCGGGATGCGTGCGGATGACCAGCATCTCCTCCGCCGTCAGACGCCCCGGCTTTTGCAATACCGCATCCGGAATGCCCAGCTTGCCGACATCGTGCAGCGTGCTGGCCAGGGCCAGCTCTTCCGCCCGTTCCGCCTCCTCCCCCAGCATGCGGGCCAGGGAGCGGGTGTAATGGGCAATGCGGTTGATGTGGTTGCCGGTCTCCCGATCCTTGTACTCCGAGGCGGTGCCCAGAATGAACACCGTCTGCCGGTTGGCCAGGTGAACCTCCTGAAACAGGCGCTGGCTCTCCAGAGCCGCCGAACACTGGTTCACCAGAACCTGCACCAGCTGGCGCTCCGCTTCGGGAATGCCATCCTGGCCGCCGACGCTCAAATAGATGAAGCCCACCCGCCATCCCCGGCTGATCAGGGGGAACAACCCCTCGCCCCGCTGCAGCGGCAGGACCCCCATCTCCTGATGCAGCAGGGCGTGCAGCCGCTGGATGGTCTCCTCCTGCAGGGCGAGATCCTCCCGAAACCGGCCCGTGCCGCAGCGAAAACGCATGCCCCCGTCCGGGCTCTCCAGACAATCCGCCACCAGGAAATGCCACTCTCCGGAACGCGCCCCGCCGCTCTGGCAGCGATTGGCCATGCGACACAGGTCCAACAACTGCTCCAGCACCCCCACGAAGAGAGCGGTCAACCCCTTGTAACGAAAGAGTACCGGCGTTCCGTCCAAGACCCTGGTC harbors:
- a CDS encoding response regulator transcription factor — encoded protein: MIRIVIIDDHGVLRDGISSLIRNEHDMKVVGEAGSGHDAVRLIMDGQCDLALLDVNLPDMDGMEVVRQVRSRGSRLPILILTMYQESYLALKLLQSGANGFINKQSLGEDLLKAIRLVAAGKRYLSEEMHEQLAFKLIDQPNREPHELLSPQERTILHMIAKGATVSRIAEELHLSSSTVTTYRRRIKEKLGIEGSTAELVRYAISHNMG
- a CDS encoding DUF3369 domain-containing protein, producing the protein MSEENRKRIVRRAVGATDAASATGPTVSRPWRLLVVDDEPGIHAVTQLNLSGFQFDGRGLEILSARSAAEARQLLARERDIALALIDVVMETPDAGLELVRHIREESGDHLIRLVIRTGQPGVAPERYVIEHFDIDDYKEKTELTAQKLFTTVRTGLKAYRDLCHLEKHRHGLTRVLDGTPVLFRYKGLTALFVGVLEQLLDLCRMANRCQSGGARSGEWHFLVADCLESPDGGMRFRCGTGRFREDLALQEETIQRLHALLHQEMGVLPLQRGEGLFPLISRGWRVGFIYLSVGGQDGIPEAERQLVQVLVNQCSAALESQRLFQEVHLANRQTVFILGTASEYKDRETGNHINRIAHYTRSLARMLGEEAERAEELALASTLHDVGKLGIPDAVLQKPGRLTAEEMLVIRTHPEIGLRILGERPGFELAREIAGGHHERWDGAGYPYGLAGEAIPYSARLVAVADVFDALVSVRPYKKSWTPEEAMMELCRGAGSHFDPIMTDAFAALYENGAILEIRERFPSD